In a genomic window of Nocardiopsis mwathae:
- a CDS encoding penicillin-binding transpeptidase domain-containing protein, giving the protein MSPRPLHRFLAAGTGVAMAAVLTACATQPSPEVTVRAFLLDWQAGEYESAARQTTGDVEEVADALERAHRQLDLAALRFGLGRIRQNGKGATAEFDVQADLGIGDPVWKYTGEMSLGRGADGWRIAWSPSVIHPELSEGERLAVSYDVPDRGEVLDRNDEPLVGEDELTAFGVVPAELDGMRDGVVALADLLGEDPDPMLARVRSAPPEEFQPLVLLRKKDVKSSVLKKAKKISGVETTDFTMPLTPTTAAGVVGEVAGTVEHNVSSRVVSTYQAGDTVGLSGLQNAFQQRLAGTATTEVVTLDEDGEQTGVLESWPGAQSGSLATTLDTAAQKTAENALTLLPGTGYLVALDARTGEILAAAGRPDDLDNDGAFTEEYEPGEAFTIVSAAAALQSGAAKPDTKVPCDPEAEIDGRTFATPNNTGLWEPSLTQDFAYACTTAFAGLGEGVGESALRSAAEDFGIGGGWRLSVPSSSGEFSALGGEGDTAAAMVGRDHVKASPLAMALVAGAVADGAWHAPRLVRDAADTEPGSAHDLPEQTVVPLREMMRAAVVEGGASRANLGPVPVHGQAASVKQEVKGEERAVQWFVGYQGHVAFAVAAEVDPAMEWDQYAISAGSNFLQNLPFGYVEDPGARPGQDGGAAGAAGGGAAGVPAG; this is encoded by the coding sequence GTGTCTCCCCGTCCCCTCCACCGGTTCCTTGCCGCGGGTACCGGTGTCGCCATGGCGGCCGTGCTCACCGCCTGCGCCACCCAGCCCAGTCCGGAGGTCACCGTACGTGCGTTCCTCCTCGACTGGCAGGCGGGTGAGTACGAGTCCGCCGCCAGGCAGACCACCGGGGACGTGGAGGAGGTCGCCGACGCTCTGGAGCGGGCGCACCGCCAGCTCGACCTCGCGGCACTGCGCTTCGGGCTCGGCCGGATCCGGCAGAACGGCAAGGGGGCGACGGCCGAGTTCGACGTCCAGGCCGACCTCGGCATCGGCGACCCGGTGTGGAAGTACACCGGGGAGATGTCGCTCGGGCGCGGCGCGGACGGGTGGAGGATCGCCTGGTCGCCGAGTGTGATCCACCCCGAGCTGAGCGAGGGGGAGCGGCTGGCCGTCAGCTACGACGTGCCCGACCGCGGCGAGGTCCTGGACCGCAACGACGAACCGCTGGTCGGCGAGGACGAGCTGACCGCCTTCGGTGTGGTCCCGGCCGAGCTGGACGGGATGCGGGACGGCGTGGTCGCCCTCGCCGACCTGCTCGGTGAGGACCCCGACCCGATGCTGGCCCGCGTGCGGTCGGCCCCGCCGGAGGAGTTCCAGCCGCTGGTCCTGCTGCGCAAGAAGGACGTCAAGAGCTCGGTCCTGAAGAAGGCCAAGAAGATCTCCGGCGTCGAGACCACCGACTTCACCATGCCGCTGACGCCGACCACGGCCGCCGGGGTCGTCGGCGAAGTGGCCGGGACCGTGGAGCACAACGTCTCCTCCCGCGTCGTCAGCACCTACCAGGCCGGCGACACCGTGGGCCTCAGCGGCCTGCAGAACGCCTTCCAGCAGCGCCTGGCCGGAACGGCGACCACCGAGGTCGTCACCCTCGACGAGGACGGCGAGCAGACCGGGGTGCTGGAGTCGTGGCCGGGCGCGCAGAGCGGGTCACTGGCCACCACCCTCGACACCGCGGCGCAGAAGACCGCCGAGAACGCGCTGACGCTTCTGCCCGGCACCGGCTACCTGGTCGCGCTCGACGCGCGCACCGGCGAGATCCTGGCCGCGGCGGGGCGTCCGGACGACCTGGACAACGACGGCGCGTTCACCGAGGAGTACGAGCCCGGCGAGGCGTTCACGATCGTCTCCGCGGCCGCGGCGCTGCAGTCCGGGGCCGCCAAGCCGGACACCAAGGTGCCGTGCGACCCGGAGGCCGAGATCGACGGCCGGACGTTCGCCACGCCGAACAACACCGGGCTGTGGGAGCCGAGCCTCACCCAGGACTTCGCTTACGCCTGCACCACGGCCTTCGCCGGGCTGGGCGAGGGCGTCGGCGAATCGGCGCTGCGGTCGGCGGCCGAGGACTTCGGCATCGGCGGTGGCTGGCGGCTCTCGGTGCCCTCCTCCAGCGGAGAGTTCAGCGCCCTCGGCGGCGAAGGCGACACCGCGGCCGCCATGGTCGGCCGGGACCACGTCAAGGCGAGCCCGCTGGCGATGGCGCTCGTGGCCGGCGCGGTCGCCGACGGCGCGTGGCACGCCCCCCGGCTGGTGCGGGATGCAGCCGACACCGAGCCGGGCAGTGCGCACGACCTGCCCGAGCAGACGGTCGTGCCGCTGCGCGAGATGATGCGCGCCGCGGTCGTGGAAGGCGGCGCGTCCCGGGCCAACCTCGGCCCGGTGCCGGTGCACGGCCAGGCGGCCTCCGTCAAGCAGGAGGTCAAGGGCGAGGAGAGGGCCGTGCAGTGGTTCGTGGGGTACCAGGGCCACGTGGCGTTCGCCGTCGCGGCCGAGGTGGACCCCGCCATGGAGTGGGACCAGTACGCGATCAGCGCCGGCAGCAACTTCCTGCAGAACCTGCCCTTCGGCTACGTGGAGGACCCGGGTGCGAGGCCGGGGCAGGACGG